Proteins encoded together in one Chloroflexota bacterium window:
- a CDS encoding MFS transporter: MTIGGVPPPIAPPADTPGERSYRALLGVPSLGRVLLAMQIARIAGSMLGVATVLFTLAAYHSTILAGVVTFASVVPGLLVSPIAGALLDRHGRGRLVVIDYVAAMGSLVLIGALALANALPAALLVLIAAVSSLTGPLSATGVRSLFPIIVPRHLWERMNAVDSAGFVVASIVGPPVAAGLVATLGGPRALIVIGLAFGIAAVVMIGIREPESVVATTGSLLRDAWLGLRYTLGNPTLRGLGAAISTLNLAGGMTTIMVPVIVLQRLGLGELVVGAVFAIEGLGGVVAASLMGRIDTRGRERLLIGLPMFAFAAAFGVLLLPGGLWTVIVALLVIGVANGPIDVAMFTLRQRRTDPAWTGRAFAVSMSINYLGSPIGSVLAGWLVAASFEGTVGVAVAASLLAAVFALRLIPGAAVPISEVEAGGGRAMR, from the coding sequence GTGACGATCGGCGGAGTACCGCCGCCGATCGCCCCACCGGCGGACACTCCGGGCGAGCGGTCCTATCGGGCGCTGCTCGGGGTCCCCTCCCTCGGGCGCGTCCTCCTCGCGATGCAGATCGCGCGGATCGCCGGCTCGATGCTCGGCGTCGCGACGGTGCTCTTCACGCTCGCCGCGTACCACTCGACGATCCTCGCCGGCGTGGTGACGTTCGCGAGCGTCGTCCCGGGCCTCCTCGTAAGTCCGATCGCCGGCGCCCTCCTCGACCGGCACGGGCGGGGCCGCCTCGTGGTCATCGACTACGTGGCCGCGATGGGCTCGCTCGTGCTCATCGGCGCGCTCGCCCTCGCGAATGCCCTGCCAGCCGCGCTCCTCGTCCTCATCGCGGCCGTCTCGTCGCTCACCGGCCCACTGAGCGCGACGGGGGTGCGGAGCCTCTTCCCGATCATCGTTCCGCGGCACCTCTGGGAACGGATGAACGCGGTCGATTCGGCCGGCTTCGTCGTCGCCTCGATCGTCGGACCGCCGGTCGCGGCCGGTCTCGTGGCGACGCTCGGCGGACCGAGGGCGCTCATCGTCATCGGCCTCGCCTTCGGGATCGCCGCCGTGGTCATGATCGGGATCCGGGAGCCGGAGTCGGTCGTCGCAACGACGGGAAGCCTGCTCCGGGACGCCTGGCTCGGCCTCCGCTACACGCTCGGGAATCCGACGCTTCGCGGTCTCGGGGCCGCGATCTCGACGCTCAACCTCGCCGGTGGCATGACGACGATCATGGTCCCGGTGATCGTCCTGCAGCGCCTCGGGCTCGGTGAGCTCGTCGTCGGGGCCGTCTTCGCGATCGAGGGGCTCGGTGGAGTCGTCGCGGCGTCGCTCATGGGCCGGATCGACACTCGCGGTCGCGAGCGCCTGCTCATCGGGCTGCCGATGTTCGCCTTCGCCGCCGCCTTCGGCGTGCTCCTGCTGCCCGGCGGCCTGTGGACGGTCATCGTCGCCCTGCTCGTCATCGGCGTGGCGAACGGGCCGATCGACGTCGCGATGTTCACCCTCCGCCAGCGCCGGACGGATCCGGCCTGGACCGGTCGGGCGTTCGCCGTCTCGATGTCGATCAACTATCTCGGCTCGCCGATCGGTTCCGTGCTCGCCGGGTGGCTCGTCGCCGCGTCGTTCGAGGGGACCGTCGGGGTCGCCGTCGCGGCGAGTCTGCTCGCTGCCGTCTTCGCGCTCCGGCTCATCCCCGGAGCGGCCGTGCCGATCAGCGAGGTGGAGGCGGGCGGCGGGCGCGCCATGCGATGA
- a CDS encoding alpha-galactosidase: protein MTIEWDAGLRQFHLRNDRISYLLRILDNGMLEHLHLGPALAAGRTYGHLGRRDFAGFTNRLDDPIALELPTSGRGDFRVPALAIEGPDGSTVLDLRYVEHRILPGKPPIPGLPSTYVEADDEAETLELVLRDEPSATVVRLLTTIFRDEPAIARSLHVRNDGAAPLRLRTVMSASLDLPDSDWILLTLSGAWARERHVIRRPLAPGRQSVSSRRGASGHEHDPSLVVARPATTESCGEAIGLSLVYSGNFLAEAEVHLYGTTRLRLGIDPETFTWTLGPGEEFAAPEAIVVYSAAGLGGMSDAYHRLYRSRLARGVWRDRDRPVLINNWEGTYFDFDEERLVAIAAVAREVGVELFVLDDGWFGARDDDTTSLGDWFVDRRKLPNGIDGLARRIEALGLGFGLWIEPEMISARSRLFETHPGWAIAIPGRDRTESRQQYVLDMSRPEIVDHLSGVLGDVLSSAPISYVKWDMNRNITEPYGGSLPPDRQGEFFHRYMLGVYELYRRLTAAFPDILVESCAGGGGRFDAGMLAFAPQGWTSDDTDAVERLAIQWGASTLYPLSSMGAHVSAVPNHQTGRITPLATRAATAFFGVFGYELDATAWTDAERREVADQIAFYVANRDVLQRGRFIRLQGPFDGDGNLVAWMAVAPDRGRAIVGLYRVLSHPNPGPRRIRLRGLDPASSYRVRAWPEIDDATSRANSGTRGGDDLEQAGLILDVDRHALAAEGDFWARILVLEAIG, encoded by the coding sequence ATGACGATCGAGTGGGACGCCGGGCTCCGCCAGTTCCACCTGCGGAACGATCGGATCAGCTACCTCCTGCGGATCCTCGACAACGGGATGCTCGAGCATCTCCATCTCGGTCCCGCCCTTGCCGCGGGCCGGACGTACGGGCACCTTGGCCGTCGCGACTTCGCCGGCTTCACGAATCGCCTCGACGACCCGATCGCCCTCGAGCTCCCGACGTCGGGCCGCGGCGATTTCCGCGTGCCGGCCCTCGCGATCGAGGGTCCGGACGGCTCGACCGTCCTCGACCTGCGCTATGTCGAGCACCGGATCCTGCCGGGCAAGCCGCCGATCCCGGGCCTGCCGTCGACGTACGTCGAGGCGGACGACGAGGCCGAGACGCTCGAGCTCGTCCTCCGCGACGAACCGAGTGCGACCGTGGTCCGGCTCCTCACGACGATCTTCCGGGACGAGCCGGCGATCGCGAGGAGCCTGCACGTCCGCAATGACGGCGCCGCTCCGCTCCGCCTGCGGACCGTCATGAGCGCAAGCCTCGACCTGCCGGACTCGGACTGGATACTCCTCACCCTGAGCGGGGCCTGGGCGCGCGAGCGCCACGTGATCCGCCGGCCGCTCGCCCCCGGCCGGCAGTCCGTCTCGAGCCGCCGAGGCGCATCCGGCCACGAGCACGACCCATCGCTCGTGGTGGCCCGGCCGGCGACGACCGAATCGTGCGGCGAGGCGATCGGCCTGAGCCTCGTCTACTCCGGGAACTTCCTCGCCGAGGCGGAGGTCCACCTGTACGGGACGACCCGCCTCCGGCTCGGGATCGATCCTGAGACCTTCACCTGGACACTCGGCCCGGGCGAGGAGTTCGCCGCACCGGAGGCCATCGTCGTGTACTCGGCTGCCGGTCTCGGCGGCATGAGCGACGCGTACCACCGGCTCTACCGGTCGCGCCTGGCTCGTGGCGTGTGGCGCGACCGCGATCGGCCGGTCCTCATCAACAACTGGGAGGGCACGTACTTCGACTTCGACGAGGAGCGGCTCGTCGCCATCGCCGCCGTCGCTCGTGAGGTGGGCGTCGAGCTCTTCGTCCTCGACGACGGCTGGTTCGGGGCCCGCGACGACGACACGACCTCGCTCGGGGACTGGTTCGTGGACCGCCGCAAGCTGCCGAACGGGATCGACGGCCTCGCCCGCCGCATCGAGGCGCTCGGGCTCGGCTTCGGCCTGTGGATCGAGCCGGAGATGATCAGCGCCCGCAGCCGCCTCTTCGAGACGCACCCGGGCTGGGCGATCGCCATCCCCGGACGCGACCGGACAGAAAGCCGCCAGCAGTACGTCCTCGACATGAGTCGTCCCGAGATCGTCGACCACCTGTCCGGCGTCCTCGGTGACGTGCTCTCGAGCGCACCGATCTCGTACGTCAAGTGGGACATGAACCGGAACATCACCGAACCGTACGGCGGGAGCCTGCCGCCGGACCGCCAGGGCGAGTTCTTCCATCGCTACATGCTCGGCGTCTACGAGTTGTACCGGCGGCTGACGGCAGCGTTCCCGGACATCCTCGTCGAGTCGTGCGCCGGCGGTGGCGGCCGGTTCGACGCGGGGATGCTCGCGTTCGCGCCGCAGGGCTGGACGAGCGACGACACGGACGCGGTCGAGCGTCTCGCGATCCAGTGGGGCGCCTCCACGCTCTATCCGCTCAGCTCCATGGGGGCCCACGTGTCGGCCGTTCCGAACCACCAGACGGGTCGGATCACACCCCTCGCGACCCGCGCCGCGACGGCGTTCTTCGGTGTCTTCGGGTATGAGCTCGACGCGACCGCGTGGACGGACGCCGAGCGGCGCGAGGTGGCGGACCAGATCGCGTTCTACGTCGCGAACCGGGACGTGCTCCAGCGCGGGCGGTTCATCCGGCTCCAAGGACCGTTCGACGGCGACGGCAACCTCGTGGCCTGGATGGCAGTCGCCCCGGATCGGGGCCGGGCGATCGTCGGGCTCTACCGCGTCCTCAGCCATCCGAATCCCGGGCCGCGGAGGATCCGCCTGCGGGGCCTCGATCCCGCGTCCAGCTATCGGGTCCGGGCCTGGCCGGAGATCGACGACGCGACGAGCCGGGCGAACAGCGGGACGCGCGGCGGCGACGATCTCGAGCAGGCCGGCCTGATCCTCGACGTGGACCGCCACGCGCTCGCGGCCGAGGGCGACTTCTGGGCCCGGATCCTCGTCCTCGAGGCGATCGGCTGA
- the gnd gene encoding decarboxylating 6-phosphogluconate dehydrogenase encodes MQLGMVGLGRMGANIVRRLMRGGHECVVWTRTPATVAGLATEGAIGAADLDDFIAKLSLPRVAWIMVPAAATQGMIDQLAARMSPGDTIIDGGNSYYHDDIRRARALAERGIHYVDIGTSGGVFGLERGFCLMIGGEDETIDRIDPLLRTIAPGVASAGRTPGRTGTPSPAEEGYLHCGPAGAGHFVKMVHNGIEYGIMAAYAEGLNVLAHANVGKVDRAVNAETTPLREPELYRYDIDIPAVAEVWRRGSVVASWLLDLTAQALSVSPTLEGFSGRVSDSGEGRWTMLAAIDEGVPIHVLSAALFDRFESRGEAEFANRLLSAMRKEFGGHDEQKPAG; translated from the coding sequence ATGCAGCTCGGGATGGTTGGGCTGGGGCGGATGGGCGCGAACATCGTCCGCCGGCTGATGCGCGGTGGCCACGAGTGCGTCGTCTGGACGCGGACCCCGGCGACCGTCGCCGGCCTCGCCACCGAAGGGGCGATCGGCGCCGCGGACCTCGACGACTTCATCGCGAAACTCAGCCTGCCGCGGGTTGCCTGGATCATGGTCCCGGCCGCCGCCACCCAAGGCATGATCGACCAGCTCGCAGCGCGGATGTCGCCCGGCGACACGATCATCGATGGTGGCAACAGCTACTACCACGACGACATCCGCCGGGCCAGGGCGCTCGCCGAGCGGGGCATCCACTACGTCGACATCGGGACGAGCGGTGGTGTCTTCGGGCTCGAGCGCGGGTTCTGCCTCATGATCGGCGGCGAGGACGAGACCATCGACCGGATCGATCCGCTCCTGCGGACCATCGCGCCCGGGGTCGCCTCGGCCGGGCGAACGCCGGGTCGCACGGGGACCCCGTCGCCGGCGGAGGAGGGCTATCTCCACTGCGGGCCGGCGGGCGCGGGCCATTTCGTGAAGATGGTCCACAACGGGATCGAGTACGGGATCATGGCTGCCTACGCGGAGGGCCTCAACGTCCTCGCCCATGCGAACGTCGGGAAGGTGGATCGCGCGGTCAACGCGGAGACGACGCCGCTCCGCGAGCCGGAGCTCTACCGCTACGACATCGACATCCCCGCCGTCGCGGAGGTGTGGCGGCGGGGCAGCGTCGTCGCCTCGTGGCTTCTCGACCTCACCGCCCAGGCACTGTCCGTCTCGCCGACGCTGGAGGGCTTCAGCGGTCGGGTCTCGGATTCGGGCGAGGGCCGCTGGACGATGCTCGCCGCGATCGACGAGGGGGTCCCGATCCACGTCCTCTCGGCTGCCCTCTTCGACCGCTTCGAATCTCGCGGCGAAGCTGAATTCGCGAACCGACTCCTGTCGGCGATGCGGAAGGAGTTCGGGGGCCACGATGAGCAGAAGCCAGCGGGCTGA
- a CDS encoding DUF4981 domain-containing protein, with translation MHAVPHLDRLDLDGRWAFQLVRRPDAAPGPDWGEITVPGVWTMQDSGDLPHYTNVQMPFPDLPPTVPQDNPTGIHERTFDLPASWPGRRIVLHVGAAESLLIVTLNGRDVGLSKDSHLAAEFDVSDHVRPGRNTLRLRVVKWSDATFIEDQDQWWHGGITRSVFLYATAPVHLADLAVTTGLADDLATGTIDVRAVVGFPGERAEPGWSLEGRLIDPDGREVLALPRSEPTVVDHGAPERATPAERLVVARRAWGEVLGAEDRATFDAVHERLAPPLDGSLRWIAEVPDVAPWSGELPTLYTLILTLRGPDGAVVEKTSIRTGFRRVEIRGLDLLLNGRRVLIRGVNRHDFDRHTGRTVSVEAMRADLVLMKRFGFNAVRTSHYPNDPAFLDLCDELGLWAIAEADIESHAFWGTLCDDPRYLGAWVDRVSRMVTRDRNHPSVILWSLGNESGHGANHDAAAGWVRRADPSRPLHYEGAIRFDWASDQGVSDITCPMYPPIDALLAHARSGTQRHPLIMCEYSHAMGNSNGTLAEYWDAIESTPGLQGGFIWEFWDHGLDQRLPDGRVRAAYGGDFGDRPNDGNFCLDGLVFPDRTPKPALVEHRHLAAPVRIGVTAETVRFGRIAIHNRADFRDLSWLVARYALAVDGSTVIEGEIALPPLGPGERDVADLAGWSGWDRHAEGTEAWLTVRFSTARPEPWAPAGTEIAVAQLHLDGIGLSTTKAAPSDDAPAADSRPTGRPRSEQPPTDLPPVALDPDGRLVHPRLAVPPALSLWRAPTDNDRIGGMAARWTALGLDRLERRLVAIERDGAAMRVRSEVVTAGGSVIRHEQRCSPLDDGGIRVEETAEIPPELADLPRVGTVLEFAPGLEALEWFGAGPHETYPDRRRSGIVGRWRSTVAGEYVPYIRPQENGGHADVRWVALTDAAGRGVRMVLDGPRQVSASHHRAVDLASADHVEDVVERAETVVHLDAAHRGLGTASCGPDTLPEYLVGPGTYRWAWELRPVGDGSR, from the coding sequence ATGCACGCCGTGCCCCATCTCGATCGCCTGGACCTCGACGGCCGCTGGGCATTCCAGCTCGTGCGACGACCCGACGCCGCGCCGGGACCGGACTGGGGCGAGATCACCGTCCCGGGAGTGTGGACGATGCAGGACAGCGGCGACCTCCCGCACTACACGAACGTCCAGATGCCGTTCCCGGACCTGCCGCCGACCGTCCCGCAGGACAACCCGACGGGGATCCACGAGCGGACATTCGACCTTCCCGCGAGCTGGCCGGGACGCCGGATCGTCCTCCACGTCGGTGCCGCGGAGAGCCTCCTCATCGTCACGCTCAACGGCCGCGACGTCGGCCTGAGCAAGGATTCGCATCTCGCCGCGGAGTTCGACGTGTCGGATCACGTCCGGCCGGGTCGGAACACCCTCCGGCTCCGGGTGGTGAAGTGGTCCGACGCGACGTTCATCGAGGATCAGGACCAGTGGTGGCACGGCGGTATCACCCGCTCGGTCTTCCTCTACGCCACCGCGCCGGTCCACCTCGCCGACCTCGCGGTGACGACCGGCCTCGCCGACGATCTCGCGACGGGCACGATCGACGTCCGTGCCGTCGTCGGTTTCCCGGGCGAACGAGCGGAGCCCGGCTGGTCGCTCGAAGGTCGTCTCATCGATCCGGACGGACGGGAGGTCCTCGCGCTCCCGCGCTCGGAGCCGACGGTCGTCGATCATGGTGCGCCCGAGCGGGCGACGCCGGCCGAACGGCTCGTCGTCGCTCGCCGCGCGTGGGGTGAGGTCCTCGGCGCCGAAGACCGGGCGACGTTCGACGCCGTCCACGAACGGCTCGCCCCGCCGCTCGACGGCTCGCTCCGCTGGATCGCCGAGGTCCCCGATGTCGCCCCGTGGTCCGGCGAGCTCCCGACCCTGTACACGCTGATCCTCACCCTCCGCGGGCCGGACGGCGCGGTCGTGGAGAAGACGTCCATCCGGACCGGATTCCGGCGCGTCGAGATCCGCGGTCTCGACCTCCTCCTCAATGGGCGCCGCGTGCTCATCCGCGGCGTGAACCGCCACGATTTCGATCGCCACACCGGCCGGACCGTGTCGGTCGAGGCGATGCGCGCCGACCTGGTTCTCATGAAGCGGTTCGGGTTCAACGCAGTGAGGACCTCGCACTACCCGAACGACCCAGCGTTCCTCGACCTGTGCGACGAGCTCGGCCTGTGGGCGATCGCCGAGGCGGACATCGAATCGCACGCCTTCTGGGGCACGCTGTGCGACGACCCGCGCTACCTTGGCGCATGGGTGGATCGGGTGAGCCGGATGGTGACGCGCGATCGGAATCACCCATCCGTCATCCTCTGGTCGCTCGGCAACGAGTCCGGCCATGGGGCCAACCACGACGCCGCGGCGGGCTGGGTGCGCCGGGCGGACCCGTCGCGACCGCTGCACTACGAGGGCGCCATCCGCTTCGACTGGGCGAGCGACCAGGGTGTGAGCGACATCACCTGCCCGATGTATCCGCCGATCGACGCGCTCCTCGCCCATGCGCGCTCCGGGACGCAGCGCCACCCGCTCATCATGTGCGAGTACTCCCACGCGATGGGCAACAGCAACGGCACGCTCGCCGAGTACTGGGACGCCATCGAGTCGACGCCGGGCCTCCAGGGCGGCTTCATCTGGGAGTTCTGGGACCACGGCCTCGATCAGCGCCTGCCGGACGGCCGGGTCCGGGCCGCCTACGGCGGCGACTTCGGCGACCGACCGAACGACGGCAACTTCTGCCTCGACGGCCTCGTCTTCCCGGACCGCACGCCCAAGCCGGCCCTGGTCGAACACCGCCATCTCGCGGCTCCCGTCCGCATCGGGGTCACGGCCGAGACCGTCCGGTTCGGCCGGATCGCGATCCACAATCGCGCCGACTTCCGCGATCTCTCGTGGCTCGTCGCGCGGTACGCGCTGGCGGTCGACGGATCGACGGTCATCGAGGGCGAGATCGCCCTGCCTCCCCTCGGCCCGGGCGAACGAGACGTCGCGGATCTGGCCGGCTGGTCGGGGTGGGACCGGCACGCCGAGGGCACCGAGGCCTGGCTCACGGTGCGGTTCTCGACCGCGCGACCCGAACCGTGGGCGCCGGCCGGGACGGAGATCGCCGTCGCCCAGCTCCACCTCGACGGGATCGGGCTGTCCACGACGAAGGCCGCTCCGTCGGACGACGCGCCGGCGGCCGATTCCCGGCCCACCGGCCGCCCGCGCTCCGAGCAACCGCCAACCGACCTCCCGCCGGTCGCGCTCGATCCCGACGGCAGACTCGTCCACCCCCGCCTGGCGGTGCCGCCGGCGTTGAGCCTCTGGCGGGCGCCCACGGACAACGACCGGATCGGCGGCATGGCGGCGCGCTGGACGGCCCTCGGCCTCGATCGGCTCGAGCGGCGCCTCGTCGCGATCGAGCGGGACGGTGCCGCGATGCGCGTCCGTTCGGAGGTCGTGACCGCCGGCGGGAGCGTCATCCGCCACGAGCAGCGATGCAGCCCGCTCGACGACGGCGGGATCCGGGTCGAGGAGACGGCAGAGATCCCGCCCGAGCTCGCCGATCTCCCGCGCGTCGGGACCGTCCTCGAGTTCGCGCCGGGCCTCGAGGCGCTCGAGTGGTTCGGAGCGGGCCCCCACGAGACGTATCCGGATCGTCGCCGTTCTGGGATCGTCGGGCGCTGGCGTTCGACGGTCGCGGGCGAGTATGTGCCGTACATCCGCCCGCAGGAGAACGGCGGCCACGCGGACGTCCGCTGGGTCGCCCTCACGGACGCGGCCGGCCGGGGTGTCCGGATGGTGCTCGACGGACCGCGCCAGGTCTCGGCGAGCCATCATCGGGCCGTCGACCTGGCCTCGGCCGATCACGTCGAGGACGTCGTCGAGCGGGCCGAGACGGTCGTCCATCTCGACGCCGCCCATCGTGGCCTCGGCACCGCCAGCTGCGGCCCCGACACACTGCCGGAGTATCTCGTCGGGCCGGGCACGTATCGCTGGGCGTGGGAGCTCCGGCCGGTCGGGGACGGATCGCGATGA